The following proteins are co-located in the Gloeocapsa sp. PCC 7428 genome:
- a CDS encoding endo-1,4-beta-xylanase, translated as MHKQLLLKRRHFLMGLGALTGMGAFTTASQLRHLNLLSPDTSADPSVALAAEAIALRASARTKGLLFGAAVNYNNLSSDQAYANLVAQQCGILVPANELKWQVLRPSPNQFNFTRADWMAGFARRNGMLFRGHTLVWHNGLPNWFAKTVNKQNAEKFLREHISRVAGHYAGRMHSWDVVNEAIDPRGQRGDMLRNTPWLRFLGPDYIDLAFRMAAEADPRAILTYNDFGIEHDTPQAETKRAAVLRLLERLKSRGTPIQALGIQAHLFGHPDGVKFTQIRRFLRNVADLDLEIMITELDVNDQQLPRDPALRDRAVANVYADFLEVVLDQPAVTAVITWGISDRYTWLSSTKPRKDGAGLRPLPFDAQLKPKPAWQSLTSAIAQAPTRPSQPGLPTPTTFADIQGHWAQRYIQALADKNIISGFPDGTFKPNAPVTRAEFAAIVTKAFPKASQNNASIEFVDVPQSFWGYSAIQTAVRRGFLVGYPGRIFQPSQQIPRVQVIVALTSGLNLSSDNTSVLSYYQDAAQIPTYAMNKVAAATQRQMVVNYPTVRQLNPNRIATRAEVAAFVYQALVDADQAQSINSPYLVQV; from the coding sequence ATGCATAAACAACTGCTACTAAAAAGACGTCATTTTTTAATGGGTTTAGGTGCATTGACTGGCATGGGAGCCTTTACAACAGCTTCTCAACTTAGACACTTAAATCTGCTTAGTCCAGATACTTCGGCAGATCCTAGTGTTGCTTTAGCAGCAGAAGCGATCGCTTTACGCGCCTCAGCCAGAACAAAAGGATTACTTTTTGGTGCAGCGGTAAATTACAACAATCTTTCCTCGGATCAAGCCTACGCTAATCTTGTTGCCCAACAGTGTGGGATTCTAGTACCTGCAAACGAACTAAAGTGGCAAGTGCTTCGCCCTAGCCCCAATCAATTTAACTTTACGCGCGCAGACTGGATGGCGGGTTTTGCGCGACGCAATGGGATGTTATTTCGCGGACATACGTTGGTATGGCATAACGGTTTACCCAATTGGTTTGCTAAAACTGTCAATAAACAAAACGCTGAAAAATTTTTGCGCGAACACATTTCTCGCGTTGCTGGACATTACGCCGGACGAATGCACTCTTGGGATGTGGTAAATGAAGCAATTGACCCGCGCGGGCAACGCGGTGATATGTTACGCAATACACCATGGTTGCGATTTCTAGGACCCGATTACATCGATCTTGCGTTTCGGATGGCAGCTGAGGCAGATCCCCGCGCGATATTAACGTATAACGATTTTGGCATCGAGCATGATACTCCGCAAGCCGAAACGAAGCGCGCTGCGGTACTGAGATTATTAGAACGCCTCAAGTCCAGAGGGACTCCGATTCAAGCCTTAGGTATTCAAGCACATCTGTTCGGTCATCCTGATGGTGTCAAATTTACGCAAATTCGTAGATTTCTACGTAATGTTGCAGATCTAGACCTAGAAATTATGATTACAGAACTCGATGTCAACGATCAGCAGTTGCCTCGAGATCCGGCACTTCGCGATCGCGCCGTTGCTAATGTTTATGCAGACTTTCTTGAAGTAGTACTCGACCAACCCGCAGTCACCGCTGTCATTACTTGGGGAATTAGCGATCGCTATACGTGGCTATCAAGTACAAAACCTCGCAAAGATGGGGCGGGATTGCGTCCTTTACCTTTTGACGCGCAACTGAAACCGAAACCCGCATGGCAATCGCTAACAAGTGCGATCGCCCAAGCGCCGACGCGTCCATCACAACCAGGATTACCCACTCCGACAACGTTTGCTGATATTCAAGGTCATTGGGCGCAGCGTTATATTCAAGCCTTGGCTGACAAAAATATCATTAGCGGATTTCCAGATGGTACTTTTAAACCCAACGCACCTGTCACTCGTGCGGAATTTGCAGCAATTGTTACCAAAGCTTTCCCAAAAGCATCGCAAAACAACGCTAGTATCGAATTTGTCGATGTTCCTCAGAGTTTTTGGGGATATAGTGCGATTCAAACGGCGGTGCGAAGAGGTTTTCTTGTCGGTTATCCAGGAAGAATTTTTCAACCTAGTCAACAGATTCCTAGAGTTCAAGTTATTGTAGCGCTAACAAGTGGTTTAAATCTCAGTAGTGACAATACTAGCGTGCTTTCTTATTACCAAGATGCCGCACAAATTCCTACCTACGCGATGAATAAAGTCGCAGCCGCAACGCAACGGCAGATGGTTGTCAACTACCCTACCGTACGACAATTAAATCCTAACCGCATTGCAACTCGCGCTGAAGTTGCCGCTTTTGTCTATCAGGCTTTGGTAGATGCAGATCAAGCTCAATCTATTAATTCTCCCTACTTAGTACAAGTGTAA
- a CDS encoding WGxxGxxG family protein — protein MKPSFSKTVGASIIALSVAVAPLSLPANAQTTTNPNTTTTTTVQETRDDNNNWGWLGLLGLIGLAGLFRQPKRTVAYRDPAESGTTTTTRY, from the coding sequence ATGAAACCTTCCTTTTCCAAAACAGTTGGGGCAAGTATTATCGCCCTGAGTGTAGCTGTTGCCCCTTTATCGCTTCCTGCTAACGCCCAAACAACAACTAACCCAAATACAACAACGACAACAACTGTTCAAGAAACAAGAGACGATAACAATAACTGGGGGTGGTTGGGACTCCTTGGCTTGATCGGTCTTGCTGGTCTATTTCGCCAACCGAAACGTACTGTTGCTTACAGAGACCCCGCCGAATCTGGAACTACCACTACAACTCGATATTAA
- a CDS encoding LysR family transcriptional regulator gives MKANYQNQMKLSQLRILVAVAEWENFSEAALQLEMSQSAVSHAIATLEDHLGVVLVSRGRHGARLTPVGKRIVEHARVIVNRTEEIIKEAESAKGLKGGQVRIASFRSVATHILPRAIAEFHRRFPSIAVHLIEHDNCGDVEHTLREGRADIGFILLPGGESLETWELLRDEYLALFPPNVKLFSLKLTWEDLVNYPLIMHPPEDTMMQPVYAHVQACGYKLRAAYEVETDAAIVSLVAQGLGATILPRLAAQPIPANVQVFSLPVPLERIIGVAILADALQTPAVYAFLDTIRHQSLVEYL, from the coding sequence ATGAAAGCAAATTACCAAAACCAAATGAAGTTGTCACAGTTACGGATTTTGGTTGCCGTTGCAGAGTGGGAAAATTTTAGTGAGGCTGCTTTGCAACTTGAAATGTCACAGTCAGCAGTTAGTCATGCGATCGCAACGTTGGAAGATCATTTAGGTGTCGTATTAGTTTCGCGAGGGCGTCACGGTGCGCGTCTGACTCCTGTAGGTAAAAGAATTGTCGAACACGCCCGCGTTATTGTGAATCGCACCGAAGAAATTATCAAAGAAGCCGAGTCAGCGAAAGGATTAAAAGGAGGTCAAGTACGTATTGCTTCGTTTCGTAGTGTTGCTACGCATATTTTGCCACGCGCGATCGCCGAATTTCATCGCCGTTTTCCATCGATTGCCGTTCATCTCATTGAACACGACAATTGTGGTGATGTAGAACATACTTTACGCGAAGGACGCGCCGATATTGGCTTTATTCTGCTACCTGGAGGTGAAAGTCTGGAAACGTGGGAATTACTACGTGATGAATACTTAGCCTTATTTCCGCCAAATGTCAAACTTTTTTCACTAAAGTTAACTTGGGAAGACTTAGTAAATTATCCCTTAATTATGCATCCGCCTGAGGACACAATGATGCAGCCAGTTTACGCACACGTACAAGCCTGTGGTTATAAATTGCGCGCAGCTTATGAAGTTGAAACTGATGCTGCGATTGTTAGTCTAGTAGCGCAAGGATTAGGTGCAACCATCTTACCTCGTTTAGCGGCTCAGCCAATTCCAGCGAATGTACAAGTATTTAGTTTGCCAGTGCCGCTTGAGCGAATAATCGGTGTAGCAATTTTAGCAGATGCTTTGCAGACTCCTGCGGTTTACGCGTTTTTAGATACAATTAGGCATCAATCCTTGGTGGAATATTTGTAA
- a CDS encoding ABC transporter ATP-binding protein: MPLSLQNLTGGYTAVPVVSNINLTLQTGEWLSLVGANGSGKSTLLKLLSRILAPQTGVVLLDGKAIHTQPANVVAQKLALLPQQQTIPVGLTVRQLVSLGRTPHQPWWRWELNAEDKQKVETAIQKTQLEPLSDRAVEQLSGGERQRTFLALALAQEPQVLLLDEPTTYLDINYQLQLLELLKALNQQQELTIITVLHELNLAARYSSRIALLKEGQLWEVGTPQQVLTPDNIAQVFSVEATIMNTPVGLQVCAISALDSTV, translated from the coding sequence ATGCCGCTTTCATTGCAAAATCTTACTGGTGGTTATACTGCTGTACCCGTTGTATCGAATATCAACCTGACGCTACAAACTGGAGAATGGCTAAGTTTAGTTGGCGCTAATGGTTCGGGTAAATCAACACTCCTAAAATTACTCAGTCGCATTCTCGCGCCGCAAACTGGCGTAGTGTTACTCGATGGTAAAGCGATTCATACACAACCGGCGAATGTTGTTGCGCAGAAACTTGCACTATTACCGCAACAGCAAACAATTCCGGTAGGTTTAACAGTACGACAATTAGTGAGTTTAGGGAGAACACCACATCAACCTTGGTGGCGATGGGAACTGAACGCAGAAGACAAACAAAAAGTAGAAACTGCGATTCAAAAAACTCAATTAGAACCTTTAAGCGATCGCGCTGTCGAACAACTTTCTGGCGGCGAACGTCAACGGACTTTTTTAGCACTAGCACTCGCCCAAGAACCACAAGTTTTGTTACTAGATGAACCAACAACTTATTTAGATATTAACTATCAACTGCAATTACTCGAATTACTCAAAGCTTTGAATCAACAGCAGGAATTAACGATTATTACCGTTTTACACGAATTAAATTTAGCCGCGCGGTACAGTTCGCGAATTGCGCTGTTAAAAGAGGGTCAACTTTGGGAAGTTGGTACACCACAACAAGTACTAACGCCAGATAATATCGCTCAAGTTTTTAGCGTTGAAGCGACGATTATGAATACTCCTGTGGGATTGCAAGTATGTGCAATTTCTGCTTTAGATTCAACAGTTTGA